The sequence TCATTGATTTTAAGGACCTGGGATTGCTATTATAGCAGAACCAGTCCGCCGTTATTAACAATCTCCACCACAGAATGCTTACGCAAATACTCAAGAGCCATCTGCGGAACCTCTGTTCCAATGCGTTTTATAACCCGGCATTCCCTGTATACCTCATAACCTCCCGTACCGCTGGCCCGGTAATCGCTCATGCAAAGGCTTAAGGTGCGGCCTGCAAGAGGTCCTCCTTTATACAGGATCTTCTTCACCCGGTTTCCCACTGACTCTTTTAAGTCTAATTCAAAGGTGATCCCAGAAAAATAATCATAATTATAATGCTCCACTTTAGGCTTTAAGAACACGTCTGATATCTCAATATTCCCATCTTTTAAAGTAAAATATTCAGCGCAGCGCTCCAACGCCTTTTTAAGAAACTCTTCCTTTACCTCAAGGACCACAAGGGTATTGGAAAACGGATAAACCCGCACCAGATCCCGCATCGTCACATGATCCGGCAGGCTGATGGGCGAATTTCCCAGGCCAACGCAGGAGATATCCGCTCCCGTATAGCTAAGCTGGACATGATTAAAAAAATCTGCGATGGGCGACCCATAGAGGGCCATATCAAGCTTGCTCTTTTCCGGAACCGGCTCCTTTAAGCGTCCGATGTCCACATCCAGCCATTCCTGTACCGCTTCCTCCAGAGGAAGCAGAGACTCGTAAGGCTCTTTCCCATGAACCTCCCCGGCAGGGCATATGGAAGATTTCACCGAAACCTTCCCGTTATCAAGCCTGATATCCAGGCAGGCATACTGTGCGGCATTAGGAGCCAGCTGCAGGGTATGGGTTCCGAATAGATCTCTTCCAGGAACTGACATGTGCTGGTGGGCAGTCAAAAGGATGTCGTAATCCAGCTCCTTTAATATGCGGCAGCCCACATTTTCTCCTGATGTACTTAAAACCATTCCATTGTCAAGATCACATTCATAGCCGCCGTGATAGATGCAAACGGTGACATCTGCCTGGCTTTTTAAATTTTGCAGCTCTTTTGCCGCCGCTTCAAACGCGTCCGTAATGTGGATCTTCTCTAAATGCTCCGGCTGCTCCCACACGTTAACATAATCCGTCACAACACCGGTCACTCCCAGGCGAAGCCCGTTTTCCAGCGTAAAGATATGGCTCCTCGTTATCTGTGCCTTTCCTTCTAAGTCTCTGGCATTGGCACAGAGACAGATTCCTTTAAGTGCCCGAACGTATTCAGAAAGACACTCATAGCCAAAATTAAAATCATGGTTTCCCGGAACAACGGCATCGTAACCTGCCTCATTGTATACCCTTGCTATTGGGTTTATTCCAGGGACAGCTTCCTTCCGGGAAGTGATATAAGTGGCAAAGGGCGCCCCCTGCAGTGTATCCCCTCCGTCAAATACAAGAGTATTTCCATCTTTTTGAAAGTTGGAGATACAGTTTAAAAGTCCCATGGGCCGTTCTTCTCTGTCCCCGTAAGAGGTTGGGAACAGGTATCCGTGCACATCCGAGGTGTAATAAATTCTTGCCTGTTTCTCCAACTGATCACCCCCTGGCCAGCTTCACGCGTATTTTGGTGGATATGTATTCCACGATAAGAACTAAAACCACAAGGCCGACCAGAATAGCTCCCGCCTCATTCCACCGGTAGGCATTCATGGCAAAGATCAGGGGTGCACCTATTCCTCCGGCTCCCACCAGTCCCAGAACCGTTGCATCCCTTAAGTTAATATCAAACCGGTAGATTACCGTAGACGCAAAGTTTGGAATCAGCTGGGGCAGGATTCCATACCGGATTTTTTGGAACGTATTGCAGCCGCAGGCATCTAAGGATTCCAGAATCCTGGTGTCCAGATCCTCAATGGCTTCAATATACATTTTGGATACCATACCGATGGAGCAGACGGACATGGTTAAAAGTCCGGTAAATGCACCGGGTCCGCTGACGCGGATGAACATAAGGCCATATACAAAGGCCGGAATGGTCCTTACCGCCATAATCACCAATCGGCTCAAATAGGCTATGGGGGCCGGCATCAAATTGGAAGCGGATAAAAAGGATAATGGAATGGCAAGAAATGCCCCCACAATGGTTCCTAAAAATGCAATGCAGACCGTTTCCAAAAGAAGATATGGAACTCCCTGTACGGTCAGATTAAACAGCAGTTTCCTATCCGGGTGAATAATCCCGTTTAAGATATTTCCAGCTATCTTAAGTCCTCCAAGTCCGCTTCCTGAAAAATCCACGGCAGAACCGGACCATAGAATGAGGGCCAGGACAATCACGGACACGGTTATCCGGTATACTGTGTTTCTTGGGCGTTCTTCATATGCTTTTTCAATCTGTTTATTCATCAGTCGGCCCTCCTACACCAGTTTCCGGCGGCAGTAACGGCTCACCGACTCAATTAAAAATACGGCAACAAACAGCATGATAAGAATTATGCCCACACTGGGGTATTCTCTCCAGCCTAACTTCTCATTTAAAATCAGCCCAAGGCCGCCTGCGCCCACGTAGCCTAAAATCGCTGCATAGCGGACATTTCCTTCAAAACAAAACAATCCATTGGATATATAGGAAGGAAGTACCTGGGGAATGATGGCGCTCACAAAGGCCCGGACCTTGGTGGCTCCTATGGCTTCCATAGCCTCAAAGGCTCCCATATCGGCAGTTTCGATCTCTTCATATAAAATCTTACCCATATAGGCAAAGGTGAAAACGGTAATGGCCGTAGTTCCTGCCAGTGTGCCAAGACCGAACACATAAGTGGCGATCAGAGCGGTTACCAGAGTGGGAAGTGTCCTTACAATGCTTAAGAACAACCTCATGGCACTGACGACTGCAGCGCTTTTTATGATGTTGGTGGAAGCAGCCATTGCAAAGGGAACGACCAGCACTGCGCCAACCACGGTTCCCAGAAGTGACATCTTAATGGTGTCAAACAAGGGCTTCCATACCTGAGAGCTATAGGAAAATGCCGGAGGAACCATCATTCCCAATATAACAAAGAACTGGTTTCCTCTTTCCAGCAAGACCCTCATGTCAAAGCCGGTGATTTTCACGGAAAGCACGGTTAAAAATACCAGGATCAAAGCGATCAGAGGAAGCCTGGAAGCCGGCCGAAAGACGGTCTTTCCGCTGGACAATACGATTTTCCTAGGCGGAAATATCTTGTCATATAAACTCATCCTGCCGCCTCCTCTTCTTTTCCTTCATATATTTCATCTAAAATATCCTGGGTAACTTCGGAGGACGGGCCATCGTATACGATCTGACCAGCCCGTATGCCAACAACGCGGCTTGCATACTGAAGTGCCAGATCCACATGATGAATGTTTAACAGGATGGTAATGTTCATTTCCTTATTGATCCTTAAAAAATCTCCCATAACCTGTTTTGCCGTAACCGGGTCAAGGGAAGCCACCGGCTCATCTGCCAGGATGATCTGGGGATTCTGAGCCAGGGTCCTTGCAAGCGCAACCCTCTGCTGCTGGCCTCCTGACAACTGATCCGCACGAACAAACGCCTTATCAAGGATTCCCACCTTGTCAAGTGCCTCTAAGGCTCCAAGCTTATCCTCCTTTGGATAAATGCCGAACAAGGCCTTTAAAAACGGCAGTTCCGGTACCTTTGACATAAGAACATTATTAATGACCAGGGTTCTGGTCACCAGGTTAAAGGACTGGAAGATCATGCCGATTTTGCGGCGGAAGCGCCTTAACTCCTTTCCTTTTAACTGCATCACATCGGTTCCATCTACGGTCAGGCTGCCTTCCGTAATATCATGCATGCGGTTAATGGTACGGAGAAGGGTGGATTTTCCGGCACCGGAAA is a genomic window of Lacrimispora sphenoides containing:
- the phnC gene encoding phosphonate ABC transporter ATP-binding protein, which produces MIEFNQVGKKYPNGFHALKDVNLKIEQGEFVAIIGLSGAGKSTLLRTINRMHDITEGSLTVDGTDVMQLKGKELRRFRRKIGMIFQSFNLVTRTLVINNVLMSKVPELPFLKALFGIYPKEDKLGALEALDKVGILDKAFVRADQLSGGQQQRVALARTLAQNPQIILADEPVASLDPVTAKQVMGDFLRINKEMNITILLNIHHVDLALQYASRVVGIRAGQIVYDGPSSEVTQDILDEIYEGKEEEAAG
- the phnE gene encoding phosphonate ABC transporter, permease protein PhnE, giving the protein MSLYDKIFPPRKIVLSSGKTVFRPASRLPLIALILVFLTVLSVKITGFDMRVLLERGNQFFVILGMMVPPAFSYSSQVWKPLFDTIKMSLLGTVVGAVLVVPFAMAASTNIIKSAAVVSAMRLFLSIVRTLPTLVTALIATYVFGLGTLAGTTAITVFTFAYMGKILYEEIETADMGAFEAMEAIGATKVRAFVSAIIPQVLPSYISNGLFCFEGNVRYAAILGYVGAGGLGLILNEKLGWREYPSVGIILIMLFVAVFLIESVSRYCRRKLV
- the phnE gene encoding phosphonate ABC transporter, permease protein PhnE, with product MNKQIEKAYEERPRNTVYRITVSVIVLALILWSGSAVDFSGSGLGGLKIAGNILNGIIHPDRKLLFNLTVQGVPYLLLETVCIAFLGTIVGAFLAIPLSFLSASNLMPAPIAYLSRLVIMAVRTIPAFVYGLMFIRVSGPGAFTGLLTMSVCSIGMVSKMYIEAIEDLDTRILESLDACGCNTFQKIRYGILPQLIPNFASTVIYRFDINLRDATVLGLVGAGGIGAPLIFAMNAYRWNEAGAILVGLVVLVLIVEYISTKIRVKLARG
- a CDS encoding bifunctional metallophosphatase/5'-nucleotidase; translated protein: MEKQARIYYTSDVHGYLFPTSYGDREERPMGLLNCISNFQKDGNTLVFDGGDTLQGAPFATYITSRKEAVPGINPIARVYNEAGYDAVVPGNHDFNFGYECLSEYVRALKGICLCANARDLEGKAQITRSHIFTLENGLRLGVTGVVTDYVNVWEQPEHLEKIHITDAFEAAAKELQNLKSQADVTVCIYHGGYECDLDNGMVLSTSGENVGCRILKELDYDILLTAHQHMSVPGRDLFGTHTLQLAPNAAQYACLDIRLDNGKVSVKSSICPAGEVHGKEPYESLLPLEEAVQEWLDVDIGRLKEPVPEKSKLDMALYGSPIADFFNHVQLSYTGADISCVGLGNSPISLPDHVTMRDLVRVYPFSNTLVVLEVKEEFLKKALERCAEYFTLKDGNIEISDVFLKPKVEHYNYDYFSGITFELDLKESVGNRVKKILYKGGPLAGRTLSLCMSDYRASGTGGYEVYRECRVIKRIGTEVPQMALEYLRKHSVVEIVNNGGLVLL